A portion of the Channa argus isolate prfri chromosome 19, Channa argus male v1.0, whole genome shotgun sequence genome contains these proteins:
- the mkxa gene encoding mohawk homeobox a, protein MMNTIVFNKLSSQVLFEDKAKDVEMSSRNYLEVIDGQHPDILASNQTIRDNQAIRHRRNGGRPSGGKVRHKRQALQDMARPLKQWLYKHRDNPYPTKTEKILLALGSQMTLVQVSNWFANARRRLKNTVRQPDLSWALRIKLYNKYVQGNAERLSVSSDNSCSEDGDNLQRTQSGPDEFSKPMYQSVIKKEGSSMVGMAVGIGRGTGLCSAAEAASLAEDYVSPPKYKSSLLHRYLNDSLRHVMVANAVMDTRKRKHSGSFSSNEYDDELLSPSSSEAEANFVYRTESTDHGSSKCDNGSRRFGSVQKEKMTCKDETYWKEINAAMALTNLAQGKDSASGTTSCIIQKSSHIAEIKTVKVPLAQKY, encoded by the exons ATGATGAACACCATTGTGTTTAACAAGCTGAGCAGCCAGGTCCTGTTTGAGGACAAGGCGAAGGATGTGGAAATGAGCAGCAGAAATTATCTAGAAGTCATCGATGGACAACATCCAGACATCCTCGCCAGCAACCAGACCATCAGAGACAACCAGGCCATCAGACACAGACGAAATGG GGGTCGTCCCAGTGGTGGCAAAGTTCGACACAAGCGTCAGGCCCTTCAGGACATGGCACGGCCTCTCAAGCAGTGGCTCTACAAACATCGAGACAACCCCTACCCCACCAAGACAGAGAAGATCCTCCTGGCACTTGGATCACAAATGACCCTGGTCCAG gtcTCCAACTGGTTTGCTAATGCCAGGAGACGATTGAAGAACACAGTGAGGCAGCCAGACCTGAGCTGGGCGCTCAGGATCAAACTGTACAACAAATATGTTCAGGGCAATGCGGAGAGGCTCAGCGTCAGCAGCGACAACAGCTGCTCTGAAG ATGGGGACAATCTTCAAAGGACACAGAGTGGCCCAGATGAGTTCAGCAAGCCCATGTACCAGAGTGTCATCAAGAAGGAGGGCTCTTCCATGGTCGGCATGGCCGTGGGTATTGGTAGGGGTACGGGGCTGTGCTCTGCTGCTGAAGCTGCCTCACTGGCTGAAGATTATGTGTCTCCACCCAAGTACAAGAGCAGCCTGTTGCACCGCTACCTGAATGACTCACTGCGCCATGTTATGGTGGCCAATGCTGTCATGGATACTCGCAAAAGGAAGCACTCTGGCTCCTTCAGCTCCAATGAATATGATGACGAGCTGCTTTCACCATCCTCCTCTGAGGCTGAGGCAAACTTTGTTTATCGGACTG AATCCACAGACCACGGATCAAGTAAATGTGACAA TGGCAGCAGAAGGTTCGGAAGTGTGCAGAAGGAGAAGATGACTTGCAAAGATGAGACATACTGGAAGGAGATCAACGCTGCCATGGCCTTGACTAACTTGGCACAGGGGAAGGACAGCGCCTCCGGGACCACCAGCTGCATCATCCAGAAGTCCTCCCATATAGCAGAGATCAAGACTGTCAAAGTGCCACTGGCACAGAAGTATTAG